The following are encoded together in the Rhineura floridana isolate rRhiFlo1 chromosome 21, rRhiFlo1.hap2, whole genome shotgun sequence genome:
- the ZNHIT3 gene encoding zinc finger HIT domain-containing protein 3 — protein MQRPSGSSCGCIVCGEGGRGAAKYRCPACLERYCSVTCYKKHKEQCASEAEPGLQPANHNASQGVRTAASFNAEGSSWSVDDILSEDDGDDKVPLQKLHLLRQSEELKGILLNPHLRQLLLTVDQAKDKSAILKKYMQEPLFAEFADCCLGIVEPPEKENERPE, from the exons ATGCAAAGGCCGAGCGGGTCTTCCTGCGGTTGCATCGTGTGCGGCGAAGGCGGGCGGGGCGCTGCCAAGTACCGCTGCCCGGCCTGCCTGGAGCGATA TTGTTCGGTGACCTGCTACAAGAAGCACAAAG AACAATGTGCATCCGAAGCAGAGCCAGGCTTGCAGCCTGCAAATCACAATGCTTCCCAGGGTGTCCGGACGGCGGCATCGTTCAACGCTGAAG GAAGTTCTTGGTCGGTGGACGATATTTTGTCAGAAGACGATGGAGATGATAAGGTGCCTCTGCAGAAACTCCACCTCTTAA GGCAGTCGGAAGAACTCAAAGGCATCCTCCTCAATCCCCACCTCCGCCAGCTGCTTCTCACCGTCGACCAGGCCAAAGACAAGAGTGCAATTCTGAAGAAGTACATGCAGGAGCCGCTGTTTGCGGAGTTTGCAGACTGTTGCCTGGGGATTGTGGAGCCCCCTGAGAAGGAGAACGAACGTCCGGAGTGA
- the LOC133374486 gene encoding lysophosphatidic acid receptor 1-like gives MFRYQNCLNRTTQDWSRHLVLALGAPQLTITLISAVFNSAVIVAIVYSKALHKPICILFCNLAISDLLSSSSGFWIALLFITNPQSTILGSKVLLGAYTFYTMSILATIYNLVVIGIERYLVVVESLRTRWRLNRNQVLGVASGIWGLAFFLGFMPLMGWNCLDKANVSLLYSPLCIDYLIFITVPHSAVALVLPFFTYFNIIGFLRKHKMAMGVLGQANNTYRLAEIQVTKTSVFIWLLALLSYTPFFVGVLFDLATHQCPSDLSPGVYVFRNLTAMMITMNSLGNPIIYTLKMKKLGHRLKFLKCPSNNRIEVQAIGKV, from the coding sequence ATGTTTAGATACCAGAACTGTCTCAACCGCACCACTCAGGATTGGAGCAGGCACCTGGTGCTTGCTTTGGGAGCTCCTCAGCTGACCATCACCCTAATTTCTGCGGTCTTCAACTCTGCCGTCATCGTTGCCATTGTGTATTCCAAAGCCCTGCACAAGCCCATCTGCATTCTTTTCTGCAACTTGGCCATCTCCGACCTCCTCTCCAGCTCTTCGGGCTTTTGGATTGCCCTGTTGTTCATCACCAACCCTCAAAGCACCATCCTTGGGTCCAAGGTCCTCCTTGGAGCATACACCTTCTACACAATGTCGATCCTGGCCACCATCTACAACTTAGTCGTCATTGGGATTGAGCGTTACTTGGTCGTGGTGGAAAGCCTAAGGACAAGATGGCGGCTCAACAGGAATCAGGTCTTGGGTGTGGCATCGGGTATTTGGGGGCTGGCCTTCTTTTTGGGTTTCATGCCCCTGATGGGGTGGAATTGCTTGGATAAGGCCAATGTCTCTCTTCTTTACAGCCCTCTGTGTATCGACTACCTTATTTTCATCACTGTCCCTCACTCTGCAGTGGCCTTGGTTCTTCCTTTCTTCACCTACTTCAACATCATTGGCTTTTTGAGAAAGCACAAGATGGCAATGGGGGTACTGGGGCAAGCCAACAACACCTACCGGCTGGCTGAGATCCAAGTAACCAAGACTAGTGTCTTCATCTGGCTTCTGGCTTTGCTTTCCTATACCCCCTTCTTCGTGGGCGTTCTCTTCGATTTAGCCACTCATCAGTGCCCCAGCGATCTCTCTCCAGGTGTCTACGTCTTCCGAAACCTTACAGCGATGATGATCACCATGAATTCATTGGGGAACCCCATCATCTACACCCTGAAAATGAAGAAGCTGGGGCACAGACTCAAGTTTTTGAAGTGCCCTTCCAACAACCGCATTGAAGTGCAAGCCATTGGGAAAGTGTGA